CGAAAAGCGCAGCGTGCTGGCCACGGAAATCATCAAGGGCGTGATGCTGCCGCAGTTCGTGATTCTGCCGCTGGCCGTGCTGCTGGTGTGGCTGGCCCTGGCGCGCGGCATCCAGCCCTTGAGCCTGCTGGAGGAGCGTATCCGCGCCCGCAAGCCTGACGACCTTTCGCCGCTCGACCACAAGGCGGTGCCGCTGGAGGTGGCGCCGCTGGTGGATTCGGTGAACGACCTGCTGGGCCGGCTCAGCGACTCGCTGGCTACGCAAAAGCGCTTTCTGGCCGATGCGGCCCACCAGCTCAAGACGCCGCTGGCCGGGCTGCGCATGCAAGCCGACTTGGCGCAGCGCGAAGGCACCAGCACCGAGGAATTGAAGCGATCGCTGCAGCAGATCGGCCGCTCCAGCATCCGCGCCACGCACACGGTGAACCAGCTGCTGGCCCTGGCCCGCGCGGAAGGCAGCGGAACGGCCCTGGCGCGCCAGCCGGTGGACCTGGCGCGGCTGGTGATCGAGGTGGTGCGCGACTGTGTGCCGCGCGCCCTGGACAAGCACATCGACCTGGGGTATGAGGGCGCCGAGCCCGGTGCGCCCGGCGTGTGGATGGAGGGCAATCCCACGCTGCTCAAGGAGCTGGCGCGCAACCTGCTGGACAACGCGATCAACTACACGCCCTCGGGGCCCGGGGCGCCGGGCGTCATCACCGCGCGGGTGCTGGCCGACACTTTCGGCCACGTGCTGCTGCTGCAGGTCGAAGATTCCGGCCCCGGCGTGCCGCTGGCCGAGCGCGAGCTGGTGTTCCGCCCGTTCTACCGCGTGCTGGGCAACGACGCGGACGGCTCGGGCCTGGGCCTGCCGATCGTGCTGGAGATCGCGCGCCAGCACAGCGCCACCGTGCAGCTGGAAGACGCGCACCCCGGCCAGGTGCCGCCGGGCGCCCGGTTCAG
This region of Acidovorax sp. GBBC 1281 genomic DNA includes:
- a CDS encoding sensor histidine kinase; this encodes MKIFQREQRSLFGEILDWMLTPLLLLWPVSLALTWLVAQGLANKPFDRALEYNAHALAQLVTVQGDKAQFNLPQPASEILRADESDIVYYQVVSPTGEFLSGERDLPRPPAPEDERPLSGEVRLRDAELRGIEIRVASIWVRVPLPGAPAALVQVAETREKRSVLATEIIKGVMLPQFVILPLAVLLVWLALARGIQPLSLLEERIRARKPDDLSPLDHKAVPLEVAPLVDSVNDLLGRLSDSLATQKRFLADAAHQLKTPLAGLRMQADLAQREGTSTEELKRSLQQIGRSSIRATHTVNQLLALARAEGSGTALARQPVDLARLVIEVVRDCVPRALDKHIDLGYEGAEPGAPGVWMEGNPTLLKELARNLLDNAINYTPSGPGAPGVITARVLADTFGHVLLLQVEDSGPGVPLAERELVFRPFYRVLGNDADGSGLGLPIVLEIARQHSATVQLEDAHPGQVPPGARFSVQFPAHPPLPAA